The window CTTTGACTTTGGACAAAACCTATGTGCTGACTAAAAAGGTCCAGAAGGAGTATTTatgatatatatatacaaaaattACTGAATGTGTATTGAAAACAATTTAAATGTGTTGGACAAAAAACCCAATAAAAATAGACAAAGAAACTAAAAAACGAAGAACCCCAataaaaacaaaaaggaaagaTAAAAGGAACCCGACAAAAGGAAAGACAAAGGGAACCCAAAAAAGGAAAATGAATAGCAAAAAATGaacaaaaaagagaagaaagaaagaaaagcatAAAAATCAGTGAAAACCGAATAAGacaataaaaaggaaaagaaagaatgaAAACCGGCGAAAACCATGAAGGAACGAAGAACCCCGATGAAAAAATGAAAATAAGAGAAAGATGAAAAAAAAATCCCGATGAAGAAATAGATAaaacaaaaaaagtgaaaaaaaggacACCGCGCGAACCTACAGCCAGCGAGGAACCTCCTATCGGCCGCATCATGTGGCAAACTGGCGGCGCATCGCACAGGCACCGAACGAACGGGCCGGCCCCTGGTAGCGAACCCCGCAATGCGATGTTTTAAGTAGTGGTACTGGCGCCGAACATCGCACAGGCGCCGAACGAACAAGCCAACTGATCCAAATACTTTCTCTGACTAATATGCAGCGCAATGTTTTAAGTAGTGGTACTGGTTTAAAATTCTTAAAAAAGATGGACACACAAGGATTCGTACTAGGCACCTCTTGGTAGTACATAGTGGTACATAACCAGTGGAATACACTACCATGGTGTCTAAAAATTGCAGCTCGGCTTATAAGAATTGTCAGCGTCGACAGATCTAAATATTATTAGAAATTTTGAATGCACTTTTATTTAGGAAAGGGAatatttattgaaacaaaaacattTTAAATTTGTGGGAAAAAATCTATAAACTGGTAAATTATTTGAAAATGCGAAAAATTTATGGAAAAGTCAAACAGTTTTCAATCTTGAACAATTTTAGAAAAAAATAGACACTCTAGAAATTTATTGAAACCATTAACTTTTAAAAGAACgaacattttttggaaaaaaaGACACATTTATTAAAAATCTAAATAAGAAATTGAAaaagaacaatttttgaaactgTGAACAAAATCaagaaaatgtgaacatttttgaatttgcaaagaaaaattgaaaagccaGGAACATTTCTGAAATTCTGAACAAGTTTTCAAAATCTGAACAAAACATAGAAAAACGAGTATTTTTTcccaatttgtgaactttttttgaaaagagcgaacattttttgaatttacgaACAAAACTGTAAAGAAAGGAACATTTTTTTTAAGTTCTGAACAAATTATTGAAACTGCCGAACTATATTTGGAAAAGGCAAACAGTTTTTCTATTATGTGAACAATTTTCAAAACCAAGAATATTTTGGATAGATGTAAACGAAAACTTAaaaggaacattttttgaacttttgaacaattttttgaaagcaTGACAATTTTTTAAACTcagaaacaaaatttgaaaatgaaAACATTTTTTGAAGGCATGAACATTTTATAAAGTCAGGACAAATTTTGTAAATGAGAACATTTTGTGAAGTTTTGCACAATTTTTTGAAagcatgattttttttaaagtgaGGAAAAAAATTTGAAAATGAGAATATTTTGTGAAATTTTGAACAATTTATAAGCAACACAAATAtgtattttttaaataaaataaccttgaaaacagaaaaaagaaaaaaagaaaaagaaacaaaaacaaaaaacaaaaaaaaagaaacataaaaacgaaacaaagaaaaaaagaaaaaaaacgtgtCAGGAACCTCCTAGAAGGTCCCAAAACCGGAGAAAACGGGCTGGAATGTTCCCAAAACCAGAAACGCTCAAGCATTTAATGGGCCCGCCCAACCCGAGCGCTCGTTCAGATTTCCTGTGGCGCTGGCAATTTGCCGCAGCGAGCGGCAAATAGGAAAAACCAGCCAGCGATCCTCCTCGAACGTACAGCTCTCGAAAAAGACCCGAGCAAACAGACCGGCCCAGCTACAACAAGAAGAGCCGAAAGCCTCAGGCGAGATATTCTGATTGGACTTGGCCCAGCAGCGATCCACGGTAATGGGCTTACTGGAGCAGTGGAGAAGAGCACCCACGTCACGAGCGGCGACACGATTTCCTCACCGCCCACCGCTCTTCCCACTTTGCCATCTGGAGGCTTCCAGAAGGGAAAACCCCCAAATCCTCCTCGGGTCTCCGCTGGACGATCAAACGAACTCCCGAAAATCCCACACAAAAGAAGCGAAAATTAAAACGACATGACCCCCCTCAAGAACTCGCGCTCCGCCCTCTCCCGTCTCCTCCGCCACAAGCCCGCCGCCGGCCGGCCGCAGCCCCCGCCCCCGCCCTCGCCGGTGTTGGGGGAAACGGCCTTTCGGCACTACCACGCCGCCCCGCAGCGCCCAGGGTTCATTCAATCCTTCAGCCGAAGACCCCTCCGCCACGAGCCCGCCGCCCTCTTCCGGCCGCCGCCGGCGCAGGCGCAGGTGCCGCCACCCCGGCACTACTTCACCTCCTCTCGCCGCCCGGAGGTCATCCACTTCACGCGCCgccgcggcggcgcgcggtggtACCACGATAGGCGGAAGGTCGCCGCGGTGGTCCTCCTCACCGGCGGCGGGGCCATCGTCGTCTACTTCGGCAACCTCGAGACCGTGCCCTACACCAATCGCACCCACTTCGTCCTCGTCTCGCCCCAGCTCGAGCGCCAGCTCGGCGAGTCCCAGTTCGCCGATCTCAAGAAGGAGCTCGCCCCCAAGATCCTGCCCCCGCTCCACCCCGACAGCGTCCGCGTCCGCCTCATCGCCTCCGAGATCGTCCGCGCGCTCCACCGCGGCCTCGCCGACCGCCGCAGCGACGACTTCGATGACGCCTCCTACGGCGACATCTCCACCGACATCGCCGTCAAAGCCCGTGACTTGGATCCCGAGGGCGTGATGCATCGGGTCTCGCCTGGCAAGACCGCGAGCACGGCCGCGAGGGCTCAGCGAGACGACGAGCTTCTCGATGACAGGTGGGTGGCCGAGAGCCGGAGACGGGGGAAGGCACGTGGAGCGCAGCCACAGACGAAGCACCTCAATGAGCTCAATTGGGAGGTGATCGTCGTCAGAGATAAGCTCATCAATGCAATGTGTTTGCCTGGTGGTAAAATTGTAGTCTTCACTGGAttgctcgaccatttcaagacagaTGCTGAGATTGCGACAGTGCTTTCGCATGAGGTGGGTTTACTAATTGGGTTGTGGGCTAATATGTACTTTGTGGTGGTTTTACAGTGCATTGGAACTGATTATTTTTTAGAGGTACTGATATATGTACTTTGTGGGCTAATATGTTTTAGATTGGGCACGCTATCGCGAGGCACTTGCCAGAGATGATCACCAAGGGCATGTGGTTTACTATCCTGCAGCTTATCGTCCTACAGTTTATTTACATGCCAGACTTAATTAATGCAATGTCGACATTACTCCTCAGACTGCCCTTCTCACGAAGGTAATCATTTCTGCATTTCATATTGTTCGTGGAATCATGATTATTTACATTCGATAAGTTGCATATATGACTGAAATGAGATTCTCCCAGATCTGGCAAAAGCCAACAAATTTGCATCAATGGGCTTGATTTGTCTAGGTATCTAATTTTGCTATAAGTTATGATATGACTCCTGCTTCAAGTGCCTCCATGTGGGCCATTCTATACTATCGTGAGACATCCTATTATTTCAGCTTAATATACCTACCACAGACCAAGGAGAATCTATCTAGGTAAAGTGGTCAACCATGCATAGGAAAAAGCTCAtatcaacatgcaaacatgcaagatattttttatatattcttctATTTATACTTAATAAATATTGTGCAACTATACAGTGATCAAACACAGTAAATCATATGTATTTTCAGTTTATTTCTCATATTATTGCTCACAATATTCATGTTCCATGCAACCAAATCACATGGAATTATATTGCAAAACCCGCAACAatgtgcggggtatcatctagtactCCCTCAGTCCCATAATGTAGGACGTAGTGTCAAAAGACGTCCTACATTATggagtgtcaaaaaacgtcctacATTATGGGACGGGGGGAGTACCATTTAATTTCGCTACAGACTTAACTAACAGCGGTGAAAATTCTAGTAATAAAACTAAAACATATGGCTCTTGATTGCCCTGCAGATGAGATTATTAGTGGTAATTCTTGTCCCCAACAGGGCATTGGAGCTCGGAGAGACATCTAGTTCTCTGTTCTCTCACTTTTTTTCAGTGGTTGGCAGGGTCTGTTCTGATGGACTTATTAGCTATTCGCACAGGTCCTTAGAAAGTAGACGAAATCAGATTTGCTATAGCATTTTTCATGTACTCTTATGTACAGAATTCTGGATCTGCATGGAATTGATCCCAAAACACCAAATTGACTGCAATGATAATATGATATCCTTCTTGTACATCTCTTACAAaacctactccctccattccaaaatatagtgtgcCCGCGCTTCCTGAGGTCCAACTTTGacaataaatttaaccaacgagaccgactgcggg is drawn from Triticum dicoccoides isolate Atlit2015 ecotype Zavitan chromosome 6B, WEW_v2.0, whole genome shotgun sequence and contains these coding sequences:
- the LOC119323060 gene encoding mitochondrial metalloendopeptidase OMA1-like, producing the protein MTPLKNSRSALSRLLRHKPAAGRPQPPPPPSPVLGETAFRHYHAAPQRPGFIQSFSRRPLRHEPAALFRPPPAQAQVPPPRHYFTSSRRPEVIHFTRRRGGARWYHDRRKVAAVVLLTGGGAIVVYFGNLETVPYTNRTHFVLVSPQLERQLGESQFADLKKELAPKILPPLHPDSVRVRLIASEIVRALHRGLADRRSDDFDDASYGDISTDIAVKARDLDPEGVMHRVSPGKTASTAARAQRDDELLDDRWVAESRRRGKARGAQPQTKHLNELNWEVIVVRDKLINAMCLPGGKIVVFTGLLDHFKTDAEIATVLSHEIGHAIARHLPEMITKGMWFTILQLIVLQFIYMPDLINAMSTLLLRLPFSRRMEVEADHIGLMLQASAGFDPRTAPKVYEKLGQIAGNQSVLKSYLSTHPSSKKRSELLSRAKVMEEAMQLYREACAGHGTEGFL